Part of the Pseudomonadota bacterium genome is shown below.
GGCGGCGTCGTCGGTGAAGATGTTGATGAGCGGCAGACCATGGCGGTGGCCGACCGCGTAGTCATTGAAATCGTGGGCGGGCGTGATTTTCACGCAGCCGGAACCGAATTCGGGGTCGACGTACTCGTCGGCGATGATCGGAATGCTGCGCTCGGCGAGCGGCAGCAAAATGTCCTTGCCGATGAAGCGCCGGTAGCGATCGTCACCGGGGTGAACCGCCACCGCGACGTCGCCGAGCATGGTTTCGGGACGGGTGGTGGCGACCACCAGGTGGCCGCTGCCGTCGGCCAGCGGGTAGCGCAGGTGCCACATGAAGCCGTCTTCTTCTTCCGCCACCACCTCCAGATCGGAGATGGCGGTGTGCAGCACCGGGTCCCAGTTGACCAGGCGTTTGCCGCGGTAGATGAGGCCTTCGCCATACAAAGAGACGAACACCTCGCGAACGCTGCGCGACAGCGCGTCGTCGAGGGTGAAGCGCTCGCGGCTCCAGTCCATGGCCGCGCCCATGCGTCGCAACTGGCGGGTGATGGTGCCGCCGGATTTCTCCTTCCACTCCCACACCGCCTCGACGAAACGCTCGCGGCCCAGGTCGTGACGCGACTGACCGGCCTGCGAGAGCTGGCGTTCGACCACGATTTGCGTGGCGATGCCGGCATGATCGGTGCCGCATTGCCACAGGGTGTTGTCGCCGCACATGCGGTGATAGCGCACCAGCGCGTCCATCAAGGTGTCCTGGAAGGCATGGCCCATGTGCAGGCTGCCGGTCACGTTGGGCGGCGGCAGGGCGATGCAGTAGGGCGCGCCGCGGCCGCTGGGCACGAAATTGCCGGCCTGCTCCCATTGCTCGTAGCGGCTCTGTTCCAGGCTGCGCGGGTCGTAGGTCTTGTCCATTGCCATGGGCTTGTTCACTTCTTTCGGTTCGGATGGGGCGACGTCGGCCGGCGCCGGCGGCGCGCGGTGGTCGCGTTGCAATTCGGCCTTGATCTCGGCCACCGCCGCGGCGACGCCGGCGCTGACCATCTGTTTGATGTCTTCGGAGAGCTTCGCGAGCTGTGCGTCACGGGCGGGTGGAGCCGGGGTGGCGGCGCGCAGCGCGGCGATATCGACCTCGTCGCTCAAGCGTGGCGGACGCGGTGCATCCGGCGCTTCGACCAGCCGCGGCGGCGTCGGCCTGCTGCGTTCGTCACGCTCGGCCATGTCAGCGGCTGACCTTGTGGGTATTCAGCGCGAAGCCGCGGTCCTGGTAGTAGCGGTAGCGGGCGCGCGCCGCGCCGCGCGTCGCGTCATCGTAGCCCGCCGATTCGATGACGCGCGCGTAGCGGCTGGCGAGTTCCGGCACGGCCGCCGCCAGGTTGACCAGCACGTCGGGTTGCAGGTTGTCGACCGCCGCGCAGCCGACCACCACGCGGGTGTCGGCGCCGGCATCGGCGGCCAGCGCGTGGGGTACGAAGCTCGTGTCCTGGAACTGCCACAACAGGTCGTCGAAGGCCCGCGCGCGGGCCTCGTCCTCACACTGGACGTAGACCCCATGGCCTTGTTGCCAGGCCTTTTCGACGATGCGGCACATCATGCGGTCGTGGTCCGCCGCGGCGGGCGGCTCGATGACGTAGAAATCGACGCGCGTCATCGCTCACGCGCGGTCGGCTCGCGCCAGGATGTAGTCCAGGAGCAAGGGCAGGGGACGACCGGTCGCGTACTTGTTCTTGCCGCTGCCCCAGGCGGTGCCGGCGATGTCGAGGTGCGCCCAGCGGTAGTCCTTGGTGAAGCGCGCCAGGAAACAGGCGGCGGTGATGGTGCCGGCGTTGCGACCGCCGACATTGGCCATGTCGGCCACCGGGCTGTCGAGCTGTTTCTGGTATTCGTCCCACAGCGGCAGGCGCCAGGCGCGGTCGCCGCTGCGCTGGCCGGACGCCAGCAGCGCTTCCGCCAGTTCGTCGTTGTTGCTCAAAAGGCCGCTGGCCTGGTCGCCGAGCGCCACCACGCAGGCGCCGGTCAGGGTCGCGATATCGATCACGACATCGGGCTCGAAGCGCGCGCTGTAGGTCAGGGCGTCGCACAGGATCAGGCGCCCTTCGGCGTCGGTATTCAGGATCTCGATGGTCTGGCCGGACATGCTGGTGACCACGTCGCTGGGCTTGCTGGCGTTGCCGTCGGGCAGGTTCTCGGTGGCCGGCACCACGCCGACCACGTTGAGGGCCGGGCCGATCTCGGCCAGCGCCGCCATCACGCCCAGCACGCTGGCGGCGCCGGTCATGTCGAATTTCATCTCGTCCATGGCCGGCCCCGGCTTCAGGGAAATGCCGCCGGAATCGAAAGTCACGCCCTTGCCGACCAGCACGATGGGCTTGGCGCCGTCATCGCGGCCCTTGTATTCGAGGGTGATGAGCTTGGCCGGTTGGCGCGAGCCGCGCGCCACCGACAGCAGCGCGCCCATGCCCAGCGCTTCCATGTCGGCCTGCTCGAGCACGCTGCAGGTGAGCGACTCGTGCTGCTCGGCGAGCGCCTCGGCCTGCTCGGCGAGGTAGCTTGGCGTGCAATGGTTGGCCGGGCGGTTGGCGAGGTCCTTGAGGAGATTGGTGCCGGTGACCTTGCCGCGCGCGACCGCGAGCGCCGCACGCACATCGGTCATGCTCTTTTCGTCGACCAGCAGCGCGAGGCGCGTCAGGCCGTGGCCGTCGGGCTTGGATTTGAACTCGGTGTACTTGTAAGCCTGGGCGGCGAATATCGACACGTGCTGGTCGACCACCCAGCGCAGGTCGCGGCCCTTGACCGTCACGTCCAGCAAGCTGCTCATGCCGCTGCGCAGCGAGGCGGCTTTCAGCGTTTCGGCGGCCTTGGAAATGAGCTTCTGGTACTCCTCGGCCGACACGCCTTCGCGCTTGCCGACGCCGAGCAGCAACACGCGTTCGGCGTCGATGCCGCCGACCTCGGGCACCATCAATGCCTCGCCGACCTTGCCGCTCACGTCGCCGCGCTGCACCAGGCGCGTCAGCGCGCCGCGCGAAGCCTTGTCGAGATCGGCCGCGCGTTCGCTCAAGGTGCGACCGGCATGCACGCCGACGATGAGGCAGGCGGTTTTTTGCTTACGCGCTTGCCCGTGCTTGACGGAAAATTCCATAGCTTTGCTCGCCGTGAGAAGATTGCGGAGGAGGCGACCCGGCGTCGGAACCGGCCAGCTTGGCCGCCCGCGGGCTGCCGGCAGTTTATTCGTTTGCGTCGAGAGGCGTAAAGCGCGGCGCGAGCGGGACGCTCGGCCCGAGCACGGTCATAATCGCCCTTTTCGCCCCTGCCAGGAGCGCCTCGCGGCGCATGCCAGTTCCGCCATGAAGATTCTCGACAACTACATTCGGCGCAATGTCATCGCCACCACCCTGACGGTGCTGGTGGTGTTGCTGGCGATCTTTTCGTTCTTCACTTTCCTCGACGAGCTCGAGGATCTCGGACATGGCGGCTACGGCCTCGCGCAGGCGGTGTCGGTGGTGGCGCTGCGCCTGCCGGGGCTCGCCTACCAGCTGTTTCCGATAGCCGCCCTGCTCGGCTCGCTGATGGGGCTCGGTGGCATGATGGAACGCAACGAGATTACCGTGATCCGCTGTGCCGGCGTGTCGCGCGAACGGGTGGTGTGGTCGGTCATGAAGGCCGGCCTGGTGGTGGTGGCGCTGGCGGTATTCGTCGGAGAAGTGGTGTTTCCGCCGGCCGAGGGCCAGGCCCGCGAACTGCGCGCGCTGGCGTCGTCCGATCGCTCGTCCTCGACCTCGGAACATGGCTTCTGGGCGCGCGACGGCAACGCCTACATCAATATCCGCGAGATCCTGCCGGGCGAACGTTTCCGCGACATCCGCATCCTGGAATTCGACGACGGCAACAAGCTGCTGCGCTCGACACGTGCCGCGTCGGCACAGGTGCGCGACGGCAAGTGGCGGCTGGAAAAGCTCGGCCAGACCGATTTCAGCGGTCCGACGCCGGTCGCCCGCCAGCTCGACACGATGAGCTGGGATTCGCTGTTGGATCCGGATCTGCTGGGCCTGGTCGCCATCAATCCCGACACCCTGTCGTCGCTGGACCTGTTCCGCTACGTCCGCTTCGTCGAGAGCAACGGCCAGAGCGCCGAACGCTGGAAGCATGCGCTATGGGTCAAGCTCGGCTACCCGCTGGCGGCGGCGGTGATGGTCTATCTCGCCATTCCGCTGGTGCTGGGCGCGTCGCGCTCGGTGAGCGCCGGTCGGCGCATCCTGGTAGGCGCCCTGATCGGTCTCGGCTTCCACGTCATGAATGAAACCTCGCGGCATCTCGGTCTCGTGGTCGGCATGCCGCCGGCCTTGTCGGCCTTGGGGCCGACCGTGCTGCTGTTTTCTATCGCGCTGTTTTTGAACCGTCGCGCGCAGTGACGCGCAACACCAGGCGGGTGTGCGACCAGCGGTCGTGCCAGGCGCGTCGGTCGCGGTCGAACAAGGCCGCCAGGTAGCCGATGCCGCCGAGCGCGAAACACGCCAGCGCGCCGACGAAGCGCAGGCTCGCCTCGCGCAGGGTCGGGCGTCGTTCGGCGCCTTGCGCCAGGATGACGAGTTTCCACGCCTGCATGCCGAGCGTGCGGCCGCGTGTCCAGCACAGGACGAAATAGCCGTAGATGACCGCCAGCACGTAGGCGCTCATGAAGGGATTGCCGGGTTCGATGATCCGGCCGGCCACGACCACCGGTATAAAAGACAGGAAGTAGACCACCGTGAATACCGCGATGGCGTCGTACAGTACCGCCATCATGCGGCGCGGGAAGGGCACGGGTTTGTCGACTTCGGGCACGCGCTGACTGGGCTCTATGCTATGTTCAAACTGCGGCACACCGGGAAGCGAGGCATGCTCGAGGCGGCGTTCCAATCTCAGGCAGGCCGGCTCGGCAGGGCGTTACGGCGCGGCGTCGCCCTGTGGCTGCTGGGGCACGCGGCGCTGCCGTGGGCGGCGACCGGCGACGCGCATGATATCTACATCGAGGATTACCGTCTGCACATCGAATGCAGCGGACGCGGCGCGCCGGCTGTCGTCCTCGATGCCGGCCTTGGTGGCTCGTCGCTGGAGTGGGTGTTCGTGGTCGAGCGCCTGCGGCGCCTGACCAAGGTCTGTACCTACGACCGCGCCGGCTACGGCGGCAGCGACACCGGCCCCCTGCCCCGCACCAGTTCGCGCATCGTCGCCGAGCTCAAGCACCTGTTGGAGACCGCCGGCGTGCCGCCGCCCTACGTGTTGGCCGGCCATTCTTTCGGCGGCTACAACATGCAGCTCTTCGCGCGGCGTTATCCCGCGCTCAGCGCCGGCCTGGTGCTGGTGGATGCCTCGCATCCCGACCAGGTGGAACGCTTCGAAGCGCCGCCGCTCAACATGGTCACCGCACCCAGCAGCCGCGCCGGCATCGTGCAGTTCCGCGACCAGCCGCCGGTCAACGCGCTGTTGCCGCCGCGCCTGCGTATCAAGGTGGCCGAACAGGCGCAGCGCTGGAAGACCCGGCGCACCCTGTCGGCCGAACTCCTGAGCTTTCGCGACAGCGCCGCCGAAGTGCGCGCCGCGCCGCCGCTCGGCGCCATGCCGCTGGTGGTGGTGTCGCGCGGCCGGACGGAAGGCGAGATGACGCCGCGCAAGCAGACCTTCGAGCGCCTGTGGGCCGAGCTGCAGGGGCAATTGGCGGCCTCGAGCTCGGTCGCCGCCCATTTGCTGGCGCTCGGCGCGGGCCATCAGGTCCATATCGAACAGCCCGACGTGGTGGCCTATGGCATCGCCATGCTGGTGACCCGCGCGCGCGGCGGCACGCTGTCACCGGCGCGTTATGCCGGGCGGGATGACCGCGCCTTTCGGCTGGCGGACGTGGTGTGGCTGAAGGACGACCTGAGCGTCGCGCCGCCGGCGGTGTTGGCGGCGGCGCCGATGCT
Proteins encoded:
- a CDS encoding DNA polymerase III subunit chi, translated to MTRVDFYVIEPPAAADHDRMMCRIVEKAWQQGHGVYVQCEDEARARAFDDLLWQFQDTSFVPHALAADAGADTRVVVGCAAVDNLQPDVLVNLAAAVPELASRYARVIESAGYDDATRGAARARYRYYQDRGFALNTHKVSR
- a CDS encoding alpha/beta hydrolase codes for the protein MLEAAFQSQAGRLGRALRRGVALWLLGHAALPWAATGDAHDIYIEDYRLHIECSGRGAPAVVLDAGLGGSSLEWVFVVERLRRLTKVCTYDRAGYGGSDTGPLPRTSSRIVAELKHLLETAGVPPPYVLAGHSFGGYNMQLFARRYPALSAGLVLVDASHPDQVERFEAPPLNMVTAPSSRAGIVQFRDQPPVNALLPPRLRIKVAEQAQRWKTRRTLSAELLSFRDSAAEVRAAPPLGAMPLVVVSRGRTEGEMTPRKQTFERLWAELQGQLAASSSVAAHLLALGAGHQVHIEQPDVVAYGIAMLVTRARGGTLSPARYAGRDDRAFRLADVVWLKDDLSVAPPAVLAAAPMLPCTGECTSARVGAP
- a CDS encoding leucyl aminopeptidase, producing MEFSVKHGQARKQKTACLIVGVHAGRTLSERAADLDKASRGALTRLVQRGDVSGKVGEALMVPEVGGIDAERVLLLGVGKREGVSAEEYQKLISKAAETLKAASLRSGMSSLLDVTVKGRDLRWVVDQHVSIFAAQAYKYTEFKSKPDGHGLTRLALLVDEKSMTDVRAALAVARGKVTGTNLLKDLANRPANHCTPSYLAEQAEALAEQHESLTCSVLEQADMEALGMGALLSVARGSRQPAKLITLEYKGRDDGAKPIVLVGKGVTFDSGGISLKPGPAMDEMKFDMTGAASVLGVMAALAEIGPALNVVGVVPATENLPDGNASKPSDVVTSMSGQTIEILNTDAEGRLILCDALTYSARFEPDVVIDIATLTGACVVALGDQASGLLSNNDELAEALLASGQRSGDRAWRLPLWDEYQKQLDSPVADMANVGGRNAGTITAACFLARFTKDYRWAHLDIAGTAWGSGKNKYATGRPLPLLLDYILARADRA
- a CDS encoding RDD family protein, whose protein sequence is MPEVDKPVPFPRRMMAVLYDAIAVFTVVYFLSFIPVVVAGRIIEPGNPFMSAYVLAVIYGYFVLCWTRGRTLGMQAWKLVILAQGAERRPTLREASLRFVGALACFALGGIGYLAALFDRDRRAWHDRWSHTRLVLRVTARDGSKTAR
- the lptG gene encoding LPS export ABC transporter permease LptG; translation: MKILDNYIRRNVIATTLTVLVVLLAIFSFFTFLDELEDLGHGGYGLAQAVSVVALRLPGLAYQLFPIAALLGSLMGLGGMMERNEITVIRCAGVSRERVVWSVMKAGLVVVALAVFVGEVVFPPAEGQARELRALASSDRSSSTSEHGFWARDGNAYINIREILPGERFRDIRILEFDDGNKLLRSTRAASAQVRDGKWRLEKLGQTDFSGPTPVARQLDTMSWDSLLDPDLLGLVAINPDTLSSLDLFRYVRFVESNGQSAERWKHALWVKLGYPLAAAVMVYLAIPLVLGASRSVSAGRRILVGALIGLGFHVMNETSRHLGLVVGMPPALSALGPTVLLFSIALFLNRRAQ